A part of Desulfobacter sp. genomic DNA contains:
- the smpB gene encoding SsrA-binding protein SmpB codes for MNSEYIKLIATNKKARHNYHIDDEYEAGIVLAGSEVKSIREGRVSFKDSYADIKRDEVFLRQLHISHYKYAYNANHEALRTRKLLLHKYEIRKLAAKINEKGYTLVPLKIYFKNDKIKVLIGLGKGKKLYDKRESIKKRDVQRDMDRERKKYSG; via the coding sequence ATGAATTCAGAATATATAAAACTCATTGCCACCAATAAAAAGGCCCGGCACAACTACCACATTGACGATGAGTACGAGGCCGGCATTGTCCTGGCCGGCTCCGAGGTCAAATCCATCAGGGAGGGCCGGGTGAGCTTCAAGGACAGCTACGCAGATATCAAAAGGGACGAGGTCTTTTTGCGCCAGCTGCACATTTCCCACTACAAGTACGCCTACAATGCCAACCATGAAGCCCTGCGGACCAGAAAACTGCTGCTTCACAAATATGAAATCCGGAAGCTGGCTGCCAAAATAAATGAAAAAGGATACACCCTTGTTCCTTTGAAAATTTATTTTAAAAATGATAAAATAAAGGTACTTATCGGGCTTGGTAAAGGCAAGAAGCTCTATGACAAGCGGGAGAGTATTAAAAAGCGGGATGTGCAGCGGGATATGGACAGGGAAAGAAAAAAATATTCCGGCTAA
- a CDS encoding amino acid ABC transporter substrate-binding protein: MKRIVMIVLSLLIPLNVYCQAEEFDNKLVLGTVDDFPPFFYKVDGKLTGIDIDVLNEAAKRIGVAIKIKAYPWKRVMKLVEKGTIDGGFAAFKTKEREEFCLYAEILHFEEFQLFVRKGNELRYSDISELYGKTIGKDRWVFVGDEFEKTAKEGEIRLEEISDLNIPNMRKLLNAGRLDAAIGDLGVMMYYFKSLGMEKDIVPIGPVGKKKGAYLILSKVSSLRDKIGLQNKFRAVLQQIKEDGTYQGIFERHTK; this comes from the coding sequence GTGAAAAGAATTGTTATGATTGTTTTATCACTACTTATTCCCTTGAACGTGTATTGCCAGGCGGAGGAATTCGATAACAAACTGGTCCTCGGAACAGTGGACGATTTTCCTCCGTTTTTCTATAAGGTGGACGGAAAACTGACAGGAATTGACATCGATGTGTTGAATGAGGCGGCAAAACGGATAGGAGTGGCGATTAAAATAAAGGCCTATCCCTGGAAAAGAGTTATGAAATTGGTTGAAAAAGGAACAATTGACGGAGGGTTTGCCGCTTTTAAAACAAAGGAAAGGGAAGAATTTTGTCTCTATGCCGAGATTCTGCATTTTGAAGAATTTCAACTATTTGTCAGAAAGGGAAACGAATTAAGGTATTCGGATATCAGCGAACTTTATGGAAAAACGATAGGAAAAGACCGATGGGTTTTTGTTGGTGACGAATTCGAAAAGACGGCAAAAGAGGGGGAAATTAGACTGGAAGAAATCAGCGATTTGAATATTCCGAATATGAGAAAACTACTGAATGCCGGAAGATTAGATGCGGCAATTGGAGACTTGGGGGTGATGATGTATTATTTTAAATCATTGGGAATGGAGAAAGATATTGTTCCCATCGGACCAGTCGGAAAAAAGAAGGGAGCGTATCTAATCTTGTCGAAAGTCTCGTCGTTAAGGGACAAAATAGGTTTACAGAATAAATTCCGGGCGGTTTTACAACAAATAAAAGAAGACGGAACTTATCAGGGAATTTTTGAACGGCATACAAAATAG
- the ptsP gene encoding phosphoenolpyruvate--protein phosphotransferase: protein MNSTQSGQITIHGICGSPGICIGKAYVVDREGVNLIKRYPISPDMVPAEIDRFKNAVIKAKNDHAKTIESLGADLSENLNILETHMILFKDKMLYGKTIDTISADMVNAEWALRKITRDVRHMFEQIDDPYLRTRGHDIIQVSDKIMTYLVGAEDIRIRDINKRVIIVAHDLSPADTSQIQLERIKGFVTDRGGKDSHTSIVAKSLKIPSVLGLGTATVNVNNDDILIVDGTSGLIIINPEEETLFKYEEKMARFEAYRADIERESHLPAVTKDGVPLNLLANIELVEEVVSAKDNRASGIGLFRTEFLYLDLNRFPTEDELLQKYRELVELMHPAPVTIRTLDINGDKFNPYIDPVEEANPALGLRAVRFCLENEDIFITQIKAILRAAAFGNIKLLIPMISCVEEILQVKAVIDKAVLELEDEDKVFNKDIPLGIMIEVPSAVLMADELAAHVDFFSIGTNDLIQYSLAIDRRNRRVAHLYQALNPAVIKMIHLTCEAARKNNVELCMCGEMAGDPINIPVLLGLGLTNLSMNSGAIPVIKKMIRAMDVSKARDDLKTIMGFNTAGEISDFVLEKYKTSLPYRDNDE, encoded by the coding sequence ATGAATAGCACCCAGTCAGGCCAAATTACCATCCACGGCATCTGCGGATCACCGGGTATCTGCATCGGCAAGGCCTATGTCGTGGACCGGGAAGGCGTCAATCTGATCAAACGCTACCCCATCAGTCCTGATATGGTGCCTGCGGAAATAGACCGGTTTAAAAATGCCGTAATCAAGGCAAAGAACGATCATGCAAAAACCATTGAATCCCTGGGGGCGGATTTAAGTGAGAATCTGAATATCCTTGAAACCCATATGATATTGTTCAAGGACAAGATGCTCTACGGCAAGACCATCGACACCATTTCCGCGGATATGGTCAATGCCGAATGGGCCCTGCGCAAGATCACAAGAGATGTCCGGCACATGTTCGAACAGATCGACGACCCCTATCTTCGCACCCGGGGCCATGATATCATCCAGGTTTCGGATAAGATCATGACCTACCTTGTGGGGGCCGAAGATATCCGTATCAGGGATATCAACAAGCGGGTGATCATAGTGGCCCACGATCTTTCCCCCGCAGATACCAGCCAGATTCAGCTGGAACGGATTAAAGGCTTTGTAACGGACCGGGGGGGCAAGGATTCCCATACCAGTATCGTGGCCAAATCCCTTAAAATCCCTTCTGTGCTGGGGCTGGGTACGGCCACCGTCAATGTCAACAACGACGACATTCTCATTGTTGACGGCACCTCCGGCCTGATCATCATCAATCCCGAAGAAGAGACCCTTTTTAAATACGAAGAAAAAATGGCCCGGTTTGAAGCCTACCGGGCAGATATCGAACGGGAAAGCCATCTGCCGGCGGTGACCAAAGACGGGGTCCCCCTGAATCTTCTGGCCAATATTGAGCTGGTGGAAGAGGTGGTCTCTGCAAAGGATAACCGGGCTTCCGGCATCGGGCTGTTCAGGACCGAATTCCTTTACCTGGATCTCAACCGGTTTCCCACTGAAGATGAGCTGCTGCAAAAATACCGGGAACTGGTTGAGCTGATGCATCCGGCACCGGTTACCATCCGGACCCTGGATATCAACGGGGACAAGTTCAACCCTTACATCGACCCGGTTGAAGAGGCCAATCCGGCCCTGGGGCTGCGTGCGGTCCGCTTCTGCCTGGAAAATGAAGATATATTCATCACACAGATTAAAGCCATCCTCAGGGCAGCGGCCTTCGGCAACATCAAGCTGCTCATCCCCATGATTTCCTGCGTTGAGGAAATACTCCAGGTCAAGGCCGTCATTGATAAGGCCGTGCTTGAGCTTGAGGATGAAGACAAGGTCTTTAACAAGGATATTCCCCTGGGAATCATGATTGAGGTGCCTTCGGCTGTTCTCATGGCCGATGAACTGGCGGCCCACGTGGATTTTTTCAGCATCGGCACCAACGACCTGATCCAGTATTCCCTGGCCATTGACCGGCGCAACCGCCGGGTGGCCCATCTCTACCAGGCGCTGAACCCCGCGGTCATTAAAATGATTCACCTGACCTGCGAGGCGGCACGTAAAAATAATGTGGAATTATGCATGTGCGGCGAAATGGCAGGGGACCCCATCAATATCCCCGTTCTTCTCGGCCTGGGCCTGACAAATTTATCCATGAACTCCGGGGCCATTCCTGTGATCAAAAAGATGATCCGGGCCATGGACGTATCAAAAGCCAGAGATGATTTAAAAACCATCATGGGATTCAATACAGCCGGGGAGATCAGCGATTTTGTTCTTGAAAAATACAAAACCAGCCTCCCCTACAGGGATAACGACGAGTAA
- a CDS encoding HPr family phosphocarrier protein, with product MDTEYSISRESRVVNALGMHARPAAKIAEMTMTAKGNIWLSDGSTTVDASSIIDILTLCAVTGTPIFIQAENKEDRAVADRIKDFFDQGFGEDINE from the coding sequence TTGGACACAGAATATTCAATTTCCCGGGAGAGCAGAGTCGTAAACGCCTTGGGAATGCACGCCCGGCCTGCGGCAAAGATAGCGGAAATGACCATGACGGCAAAAGGAAACATCTGGCTGTCAGACGGTTCAACAACCGTTGATGCCTCCAGCATCATCGATATACTGACACTCTGTGCCGTCACCGGTACACCGATTTTCATTCAGGCAGAAAATAAAGAGGACAGGGCTGTGGCGGACCGGATCAAAGATTTTTTCGACCAAGGGTTTGGAGAGGATATCAATGAATAG
- a CDS encoding transporter substrate-binding domain-containing protein produces the protein MASTESAPYRMFKNGRPRGVFIDILEAVLKQTNLTSSYNVMPFKRCLLDLKTGKADLFIGLFHRPEREEYVIYLKPTIAPYVTKVFYLNKDRARHIQKWEDLYRLKIGIRGGYKHHPDFDTDQRIQKYEVNKEEQAFHMLTRNRIDAVLITEETGVYLIDKLGYANKFSTAPLRLERDNPAYIVMSRKSRLTPHISALEKAIVTIVTDGTLKAIRQKYLRPR, from the coding sequence GTGGCAAGCACCGAGAGCGCGCCCTACCGGATGTTCAAAAATGGGCGGCCCAGAGGTGTTTTTATCGACATTTTAGAGGCCGTACTTAAGCAGACGAACCTGACATCCAGCTATAACGTTATGCCGTTCAAGCGTTGCCTGCTCGATCTAAAAACCGGAAAAGCGGATCTATTCATAGGACTTTTCCACCGGCCCGAGCGGGAGGAGTACGTTATTTACCTGAAGCCAACGATCGCACCATATGTTACCAAAGTATTCTATCTCAACAAGGACCGGGCCCGGCACATCCAGAAGTGGGAAGACCTTTACCGGCTCAAGATTGGCATCCGCGGCGGTTATAAACACCACCCGGATTTCGACACCGATCAAAGAATCCAAAAATACGAGGTGAACAAAGAAGAGCAGGCCTTTCACATGCTGACCCGTAACCGTATCGATGCGGTGCTCATAACCGAAGAAACTGGCGTTTACCTTATCGACAAGTTAGGATATGCCAACAAATTCTCAACGGCCCCGCTGCGGCTTGAAAGAGACAATCCGGCCTACATCGTCATGTCTCGTAAATCCCGGCTGACGCCCCACATCTCAGCACTCGAAAAAGCCATTGTCACCATTGTGACGGATGGCACGTTGAAAGCTATACGCCAGAAGTATCTCAGGCCCAGATAG